Genomic window (Cellulosilyticum lentocellum DSM 5427):
TCCTCCATAAAACATGATAAAAATTAAAGCAATCGAACAAACTTGCTCTACGATACCATAATTATCGAATGGGATTTTTACTATACCATCTGAACCAAATAGCATCCCAAGCACAATAAATGCAAGTAGCATAGGAATACCTAGCTTACTGGACATTTTATTGAGTACTACACATATCAATATAATTGCTGCTACAAGTAAAATATATATGGACATTCTAGCCTCCTCTATGTTGAAATAAATATAATTTAATTATATCATTAATTGCTAAATATAATTATTTTTTTATTATAATTAAATATTTTTTGTTTACAAAATCAAATATTTCATATCATCAACTAGAAAAAGCCTTGATTATACTTGCCTACAAGTATAATCAAGGCTTTTTTATATATACTTTTTAAAATTTAACTTCAAAATTAATTTTATCATCTATCCTAATACACTCATGACTACGAATGTATTCAATAACTAGTTCTTGAATATCCACACCATATTCTCTTACTAATGGACATTCACTATAAAATTCATAGCCACCTGTACCTGTAGCTCTATAATCACTCATAGCAATTGTATATTTCCTATTTTCTAGAGGTTTTCCGTTCACAGTGATACTTGTCACTCTTTCCCCTATTGGTTTAGAAATATCAAAAGTATAGTTAAAGCCTGCAAAGAAATCGTAGTTATAATGCTCTACCTTAGGACTTACAAAACACTCTGAAATAACTATTTCGCCGCCTTTTAAAGTATAATACTGCGCTGAGCGTTCTAGTGCTTTCTTTAAAGTTGCCTCATCGATTTCTAATACTTTAATGGTATTAGGAAACTGATAAGCTGCCATAATGTCTCTTGTTGTGACTTCCTCATTAAAGCCAATTGGATTATTTCCTAGGCTTGTACAAGAAAAATCTGCTCCTGTGTGTGCAAGTTGCACCTTATTACAAAAGTCAGCTAGCTTAGAACCTTGAAGGGCTAGTTCTAACTTACTTAGTGGTTCAATAGGTTTAGAAAAACGTCCTACCTTTTGGTCAAGCCACCTTTGTACTTGCTCCTGCATCTCTACTAAGGCTTCTGGTACTTCATTTAAACTAATTGATTCTGGAGTCAGGCAATCCGCTGTTATCACTTTACCTTTTTCACCTACAACCACTTCTAGCTTTGCATACTTTACTGCATTAGAAGGTAGTTGTAGAACGTAAGTTCCATGAATTTCTGTGCCTTCTACTGGCATATGTTGATGAGCTGTTAAAAGTACATCGAATGCTAATTCCTTACACATGCGATAGCCTACATTTTCTTTGCCTTTAGCTAAGGTTTTTCCTGTTTGAAGATCTGCTTCAAAACCACCATGATAAATCCCTATAGTTATATCACATAAAGGGCGTACTTCTTCAAGGGTACGTTGAGCTGTTTCAAAGGTATCTAATATTTCTAAATGCT
Coding sequences:
- a CDS encoding bifunctional metallophosphatase/5'-nucleotidase, whose product is MERRLKIYYTSDTHGYLFPTDYVNKEEKPMGVLSCSKSFEKDGNTLILDGGDTIQGSAFAKYMWENQADGCAISEVFNTAGYDYVTLGNHDFNYDYKGAHRYLSHLNAACLLANVIDHKGELGLKPYVIHTLENGLKVGLIGLVTDYVSLWEKPEHLQHLEILDTFETAQRTLEEVRPLCDITIGIYHGGFEADLQTGKTLAKGKENVGYRMCKELAFDVLLTAHQHMPVEGTEIHGTYVLQLPSNAVKYAKLEVVVGEKGKVITADCLTPESISLNEVPEALVEMQEQVQRWLDQKVGRFSKPIEPLSKLELALQGSKLADFCNKVQLAHTGADFSCTSLGNNPIGFNEEVTTRDIMAAYQFPNTIKVLEIDEATLKKALERSAQYYTLKGGEIVISECFVSPKVEHYNYDFFAGFNYTFDISKPIGERVTSITVNGKPLENRKYTIAMSDYRATGTGGYEFYSECPLVREYGVDIQELVIEYIRSHECIRIDDKINFEVKF